The genomic DNA GCGAGCGATTCGAGACGGTCCACCTGCTCGGTGTCTCCTGGGGGACGATGACCTGCGGGTACTACCTCGCGCACCACGCCGAGGGGTCGCCGGTCGCCTCGCTGACGCAGGTGGCACCCGTCCACCGGCCCACCTGGACCTTCGAGGAGGTGACGACGGCGCTGGGCGTCGACGCCTCGCTCGATGCGTACTACCACCAGCACTACGAGGGCGTCCGCGAGCGCCAGGGCGTCTCCGACGACGGCGAGGACCCGCTCTTCGAGGCGGTCTGGCGCGCGCAGGTGGAGTCGAACCAGGGCGTCGACGACGACACCTACGTCGCGCAGTCGGGGTCGCTCGCCGACACGGCGATGGCCTGCGACGGCGAGACGGTGTACGATGCCGACGCGGTCGCGGTGCCGGCGCTCGTCGTCCGCGGCAGCGACGACGCCATCTCCGTCCGCGAGGACGCGCTCGGTCTCTACGACGAACTCGGGGCCCGCGCCGACCGGAAGGAGTACGCCGAGCTGGCGGGTGCGGACCACTACGCGATGCACGGGGCCCGACGGCAGGCGCTCTACGAGACGGTCGCTGCGTACCACGACCGCGTGGAGCGGGACCGGACCTGAGGGCTCCCCCGAGTCCTGTCGGCTGGTGGGCGTGTGACTGCTTTCTGGAGGGGATAATCGGAATACGGCCTGCTCACGGGCTCAATCGTCGAGCTCCTCCAGCGCCTCCACCATCCGGCCGACGGCCTTCTCCTGCCCGCGTCGCAGGCGCTTCGAGACGGCCGGTTTGGAGACGCCGAACTCCTCGGCCAGGTCACCCAGCGTGGCGCCCCGCGGCGACCGGAAGTAGCCCCGCTCGACGGCCGCCTCCAGGGTCTCGCGCTCGGTGTCGGTCAGGTCCTGGCACCCCTGGATGAGCGTCATGGCCGCGCCGACGTTCTCGACGAAGCCCGTCACCTCGGCCTCGTTGACGGGGTCCCGCGCGACCACCTCGAACTCGTTGTCGCGTTCGAGTCCGGCGAGTGCGCCCTCCGCGGTCGACTCGTGGTCGAAGCCGACGTGCCACAGCTCGCTCCCGGCCTCGATGTGGAACGGGCCGGTGATGTAGCCGTCGTGGTCGCGGATGGTCCGCATCGCGGCCGTCTCGTCGATGACGGTCCGGATGTGGGCCACGTCGTCCTGCTTCGAGATGAGGCCGCACTCGCGCAGCCCGTCGTGGCTCCGCAGCACGTCCAGCCCGGCCTCGACGGCGCCCCGGTCGTCC from Haloglomus litoreum includes the following:
- a CDS encoding alpha/beta hydrolase, with translation MQPTPTTVTAADGTDLRLWEQPAEGGDTETAVLHVHGSITNSRALFAPPVEGDDSYSWLAATARAGRTALALDIRGYGDSDRPPELDEPPEANDPPVRAPTAARDIAAAVEAARERFETVHLLGVSWGTMTCGYYLAHHAEGSPVASLTQVAPVHRPTWTFEEVTTALGVDASLDAYYHQHYEGVRERQGVSDDGEDPLFEAVWRAQVESNQGVDDDTYVAQSGSLADTAMACDGETVYDADAVAVPALVVRGSDDAISVREDALGLYDELGARADRKEYAELAGADHYAMHGARRQALYETVAAYHDRVERDRT
- a CDS encoding helix-turn-helix domain-containing protein codes for the protein MIDLTLDMEQYDCPFIAATEAQPVSFSAVNWEFESGRDRHEGQLETRMLVEGDDRGAVEAGLDVLRSHDGLRECGLISKQDDVAHIRTVIDETAAMRTIRDHDGYITGPFHIEAGSELWHVGFDHESTAEGALAGLERDNEFEVVARDPVNEAEVTGFVENVGAAMTLIQGCQDLTDTERETLEAAVERGYFRSPRGATLGDLAEEFGVSKPAVSKRLRRGQEKAVGRMVEALEELDD